One genomic segment of Paenibacillus durus includes these proteins:
- a CDS encoding GNAT family N-acetyltransferase, with product MFVKLADRDPVLNGKVFLKDEIRYNLLHLICGSPEALRIKSKSEDLIFAQTPGFNPWLWLSPELTEERKDEMLRNLAEHVRSQVFPGISSDPGTAESFARYYTEGRRLKAQPYMILEAYICPEVRPPADVNGYIERANARHTEMVAANMSAFSKEVFGVTPMPDDVYRAATAAIGTGGLYLWNVDGIPVSMARIAHRTARHARINDVYTPPGERKSGYASAIVAAISSYCIRDGLTPLLYADAKNPDSNKVYQSIGFAGAGRIADIRFR from the coding sequence ATGTTCGTAAAGCTTGCCGACCGTGATCCCGTTCTAAACGGAAAAGTGTTCTTGAAAGACGAGATCCGCTATAACCTGCTGCATCTGATTTGTGGGAGTCCGGAAGCCCTGCGGATCAAGAGCAAGAGCGAAGATCTGATATTCGCTCAGACTCCGGGCTTCAATCCCTGGCTGTGGCTCTCCCCAGAGCTAACTGAAGAGCGAAAGGATGAGATGCTACGGAACCTGGCAGAGCATGTGCGGTCTCAAGTTTTTCCGGGGATATCCTCCGATCCCGGGACCGCAGAGTCTTTTGCACGTTATTATACGGAAGGCCGCAGGCTAAAAGCCCAGCCGTATATGATACTGGAAGCGTACATATGTCCCGAGGTTAGGCCCCCGGCAGATGTGAATGGATATATCGAACGGGCGAATGCGCGGCATACAGAAATGGTTGCGGCGAATATGTCCGCTTTTTCAAAAGAAGTATTCGGTGTCACGCCCATGCCCGACGATGTCTATAGAGCTGCTACGGCGGCTATTGGAACGGGAGGGCTATACCTGTGGAATGTAGATGGTATACCGGTCTCTATGGCGAGAATCGCTCACCGCACGGCCCGGCATGCCCGGATTAACGATGTGTACACACCGCCGGGCGAGCGGAAGAGTGGTTATGCCAGCGCCATTGTAGCGGCCATTAGCAGTTACTGTATACGGGACGGCTTGACTCCGCTGCTGTATGCGGACGCCAAAAACCCGGACTCCAATAAAGTGTATCAGTCGATCGGCTTTGCGGGCGCAGGAAGGATCGCGGATATAAGGTTTCGGTAA
- the asd gene encoding aspartate-semialdehyde dehydrogenase: MTQKLRAGIVGGTGMVGQRFIALLENHPWFQVTAIAASANSAGKTYEESVKGRWKLSSPMPETVKNIPVQDASHVEEVASGVDLIFCAVDMKKNEIQALEEAYAKAGVPVISNNSAHRWTPDVPMVVPEINPEHLEVIAAQRKRLGTETGFIAVKPNCSIQSYVPMLTALRGFKPTQVVASTYQAISGAGKTFTDWPEMLDNVIPYIGGEEEKSEQEPLRIWGTVEDGAIVKASSPQITTQCIRVPVTDGHLATVFVSFENKPSKEDILESWKNYKGRPQELELPSAPKQFITYFEEENRPQTNLDRDLENGMGISAGRLREDSLYDFKFVGLSHNTLRGAAGGAVLIAELLKAEGYITAR; the protein is encoded by the coding sequence ATGACACAAAAGCTTAGAGCCGGTATTGTCGGCGGAACCGGCATGGTCGGCCAACGCTTCATCGCTCTTTTGGAAAATCATCCGTGGTTTCAGGTAACCGCAATCGCTGCCAGCGCGAACTCTGCGGGCAAAACGTACGAAGAATCAGTAAAGGGCAGATGGAAGCTCTCCAGCCCAATGCCTGAAACCGTTAAGAATATTCCTGTTCAAGACGCTTCGCATGTCGAAGAAGTGGCCTCCGGGGTTGACCTCATTTTTTGCGCCGTCGACATGAAGAAGAATGAGATTCAGGCCCTTGAAGAAGCCTACGCCAAAGCGGGCGTGCCCGTTATTTCGAATAACTCGGCCCACCGCTGGACGCCGGACGTGCCGATGGTCGTTCCGGAGATCAATCCCGAGCATCTGGAGGTTATCGCCGCCCAGCGTAAGCGTCTTGGAACCGAAACCGGATTTATCGCCGTCAAGCCCAATTGCTCCATCCAGAGCTATGTGCCGATGCTGACCGCACTGCGCGGCTTCAAACCGACACAGGTCGTCGCCAGCACCTACCAGGCGATTTCCGGAGCAGGCAAGACATTTACCGACTGGCCGGAAATGCTGGACAATGTCATTCCTTATATTGGCGGTGAAGAAGAAAAGAGCGAGCAGGAGCCGCTGCGCATTTGGGGAACTGTTGAAGACGGGGCGATTGTAAAAGCATCTAGCCCTCAAATCACTACCCAATGTATCCGCGTTCCGGTTACGGACGGCCATCTGGCCACCGTATTCGTCTCTTTCGAGAACAAGCCTTCCAAGGAAGACATTCTGGAAAGCTGGAAGAACTACAAAGGTCGCCCGCAGGAGCTGGAGCTGCCAAGCGCACCGAAGCAGTTCATCACCTATTTCGAAGAGGAGAACCGGCCGCAGACGAACCTGGACCGCGATCTCGAGAACGGCATGGGCATTTCTGCCGGCCGACTGCGCGAAGATTCGCTGTACGACTTCAAATTCGTCGGACTGTCCCACAATACGCTTAGAGGCGCCGCCGGCGGCGCCGTACTGATCGCCGAGCTGCTGAAAGCGGAAGGATATATTACAGCACGCTAA
- a CDS encoding AI-2E family transporter: MQRLQIWPERFRKFFLNNKFVVFLLVLLLIGLNVLVFARIPFIFMPLSVLLHTVALPVILSGVAYYLLNPLVDRLERKSKVKRAYGIVILYLLIIGVITVILLTVIPIIKGQLLDLIDNFPRYSAQIQEEFSDLTGSRLFDQLQQSMGADVSSLTTRVSEWLTTFLHNALTGVGSLVGTLTEIILGIVTTPFILFYMLRDGKRFPDYILHMVPTALKPQTRMVMSEMNKQISSYIRGQIIVSCCIGALLYIGYLIIGLKYSLVLAIAAACTAVVPYLGPAIAITPALVVALVTSPFMLLKMIMVWTAVQLIEGKFISPQIMGKTLKIHPITIIFVIVFAGKMFGVIGIILAVPGYAVLKVVVTHIFQWFRFRSGLYDSSEDGKEQP, encoded by the coding sequence ATGCAAAGATTGCAGATTTGGCCGGAGAGATTCCGCAAATTTTTTCTGAACAATAAATTCGTCGTTTTCCTGCTCGTGCTGCTGCTTATCGGGCTCAATGTGCTTGTATTCGCGAGGATACCGTTCATCTTTATGCCGTTATCGGTGCTGCTTCATACGGTGGCGCTGCCTGTTATTTTGTCGGGGGTCGCCTATTACCTGTTGAATCCGCTGGTGGACCGGCTGGAGCGTAAGAGCAAGGTTAAGCGCGCCTATGGGATCGTGATTTTGTATCTTCTTATTATCGGTGTCATAACCGTTATTCTGCTGACGGTCATTCCGATTATCAAGGGTCAGCTCTTGGATTTAATCGACAATTTCCCCCGTTACAGCGCTCAAATCCAAGAGGAATTCAGTGATTTAACGGGCAGCCGGCTATTCGATCAGTTACAGCAGAGCATGGGAGCCGACGTCAGCTCGCTGACGACGCGAGTGTCCGAATGGCTGACTACATTTCTACATAACGCTCTAACGGGTGTGGGCAGCTTGGTCGGAACGCTTACCGAGATCATTCTGGGAATTGTAACGACCCCGTTTATCCTTTTTTACATGCTCAGGGACGGCAAACGTTTCCCCGATTATATTCTGCATATGGTTCCTACCGCGCTAAAGCCGCAGACCCGGATGGTTATGTCTGAGATGAACAAACAGATTTCTTCCTATATCCGCGGTCAGATCATCGTAAGCTGCTGTATCGGAGCACTGCTCTACATCGGCTATCTGATCATCGGCCTGAAATATTCGCTTGTGCTCGCCATTGCTGCCGCTTGTACGGCAGTTGTGCCTTATTTGGGTCCGGCCATCGCAATTACGCCCGCGCTTGTCGTGGCACTGGTCACCTCGCCATTCATGCTGCTGAAAATGATTATGGTCTGGACGGCCGTTCAATTGATTGAAGGCAAGTTCATCTCTCCGCAGATCATGGGCAAGACGCTGAAGATTCATCCGATTACGATTATTTTCGTGATTGTTTTTGCCGGCAAAATGTTCGGGGTGATCGGCATAATTCTGGCCGTGCCCGGCTACGCTGTGCTGAAGGTAGTGGTCACGCATATTTTTCAGTGGTTCCGTTTCCGTTCCGGACTGTACGACTCGTCCGAGGACGGCAAAGAGCAGCCATAA
- a CDS encoding (2Fe-2S) ferredoxin domain-containing protein yields MTTWNLQGTACHLLVCGGSSCKKHKSGEIAQAIKKEIEKQGGEALIHTTFTSCAGRCGDAPVVISYPEGVWYGDMSPKRVKVLVRKSLVGKRFKKNILYTFGKDGMKASAKEGMKGKKKGKK; encoded by the coding sequence ATGACGACATGGAATTTGCAGGGAACAGCATGCCATTTGCTTGTCTGCGGGGGGAGCAGCTGCAAGAAACACAAAAGTGGGGAGATCGCGCAGGCGATCAAGAAAGAAATTGAGAAGCAGGGCGGGGAGGCTCTGATTCATACGACGTTTACCTCCTGCGCCGGACGGTGCGGAGATGCGCCGGTCGTTATTTCCTATCCCGAAGGGGTCTGGTACGGGGATATGTCGCCAAAGCGGGTCAAGGTGCTTGTCAGAAAATCGCTGGTGGGAAAGCGGTTCAAAAAAAATATCCTGTACACATTCGGGAAGGATGGCATGAAAGCTTCAGCCAAGGAAGGGATGAAGGGAAAGAAAAAGGGGAAAAAATAG